In one window of Lewinella sp. 4G2 DNA:
- a CDS encoding BrxA/BrxB family bacilliredoxin: MYPRELTIPMSKDLTAFGFSSLSTSEEVNEALGNMEGTALLVVNSVCGCAAGMARPGAKMSVQNEKAPDHLYTVFAGVDKEATATAREHLLPYPPSSPSIALFKDGKLVHFLERHHIEGRSAEIISANLQMAYDRYC, from the coding sequence ATGTATCCACGTGAATTGACGATCCCCATGTCCAAGGACCTGACGGCCTTTGGTTTCTCCAGCCTCAGCACCAGCGAAGAAGTAAACGAAGCCCTCGGTAATATGGAAGGCACGGCCCTCCTCGTCGTTAATTCAGTCTGTGGCTGCGCGGCCGGCATGGCGCGCCCCGGTGCGAAGATGTCCGTCCAGAACGAAAAGGCGCCCGACCACCTCTACACCGTATTCGCCGGCGTGGATAAGGAAGCCACCGCCACCGCGCGGGAGCACCTGCTGCCTTACCCTCCAAGCAGCCCATCCATCGCCCTGTTTAAGGATGGCAAACTCGTCCACTTCCTGGAGCGCCACCACATTGAGGGCCGGAGCGCGGAGATCATTTCCGCGAATCTGCAGATGGCCTACGATCGGTACTGCTAG
- a CDS encoding DUF5777 family beta-barrel protein translates to MKLHFTFLLVLITLSLSAQRERVSRGFKDTRAVNSHSVETLPQGKLDVRISHRFGDLFGDDGGWPTFYGLENAEDVAIGAEYGFTDVFTAGIYRAKGGGATPSGQTGLRRNLNGVLKVRLLHQENGGNPLSLALVGNVSFSTDQKIEGNDNLIQSFPEFGHRFAFNSSLVLARKFGEKFTFQLVPGVTHRNLVPFEGENTLFSLGAAARYQVSRVLAIMVDGTAPFSSTLTTDNGYEIPLGVGFEWDTGGHVFQLNFTNATGIFETDYIPYTVDSWGAGEFRMGFTISRWFNL, encoded by the coding sequence ATGAAACTCCACTTTACCTTTTTACTCGTATTAATTACCCTGAGCCTCAGCGCCCAGCGCGAACGGGTCTCCCGTGGTTTTAAGGACACCCGCGCCGTGAACAGCCACAGCGTGGAAACCCTGCCCCAGGGCAAACTGGACGTACGCATCAGCCACCGTTTTGGTGACTTGTTTGGAGACGACGGTGGGTGGCCAACCTTCTACGGCCTCGAAAATGCGGAGGATGTCGCGATCGGCGCCGAATACGGATTTACGGACGTATTCACCGCCGGAATCTACCGGGCGAAGGGTGGTGGCGCAACACCATCGGGCCAAACCGGCTTGCGCAGAAATCTAAACGGCGTCCTGAAGGTGCGCCTGTTGCACCAGGAAAATGGGGGCAACCCGCTTTCCCTGGCGTTGGTCGGGAACGTCTCGTTCAGTACCGACCAAAAGATTGAGGGTAACGACAACCTGATCCAGAGTTTTCCGGAATTTGGCCACCGTTTTGCCTTTAACAGTAGCCTGGTGTTGGCCCGGAAGTTTGGCGAAAAGTTTACCTTCCAGCTGGTGCCGGGCGTAACCCACCGCAACCTGGTCCCGTTTGAAGGGGAGAATACTTTGTTCAGCCTCGGAGCAGCCGCGCGCTACCAGGTTTCCCGCGTACTGGCCATCATGGTGGATGGAACCGCTCCCTTCAGCAGTACCCTGACGACGGATAATGGCTACGAAATTCCCCTCGGCGTCGGGTTTGAATGGGATACGGGTGGCCACGTCTTTCAACTGAATTTCACTAACGCAACCGGCATCTTCGAGACGGATTATATCCCTTACACGGTGGATAGCTGGGGTGCGGGGGAGTTCCGAATGGGCTTCACCATTAGCCGCTGGTTCAACCTGTAG
- a CDS encoding cytochrome c has protein sequence MKFILPLLFLLILAFSANPERLPVVDQQTPVVEVLRALGAPERADTRVRPEEGGSLALGEDIVLRGMLSNGNDQSAHFKCTSCHNVVREDPVLTSMDPEARLVYAEENDLPFLPGTTLWGAVNRETYYNGDYEKKYGDLVKYARNDLRGAIQLCATECAQGKPLTGREMESVLTYLHTIGLKLSDLPEPEMAVKRVNDELLTKSMDHSPFIASLKKSYATASPATFVLPPENRKTGYPLTDTPDPARGEAIYDRSCMHCHGEQRYSFFLMRDNEEHYRYLSRHFPKYTRYSTYQTVRYGTSPIPGKRAYMPHYTQERMSDLQVEDLRAFLARGSSK, from the coding sequence ATGAAATTTATTCTTCCCCTCCTGTTTTTGCTGATCCTGGCCTTCTCCGCTAACCCGGAGCGCCTACCGGTCGTGGACCAACAAACGCCGGTCGTAGAAGTACTCCGGGCCCTCGGCGCACCCGAACGGGCCGATACCCGCGTCCGGCCGGAAGAAGGAGGCAGCCTGGCGCTGGGCGAGGATATCGTGCTGCGGGGGATGCTCTCCAACGGCAACGACCAGTCCGCTCACTTCAAGTGTACCAGCTGCCATAATGTGGTGCGGGAAGATCCGGTCCTAACCAGCATGGACCCGGAAGCACGGCTCGTCTACGCGGAGGAAAATGACCTTCCATTCCTACCGGGGACGACCCTGTGGGGCGCCGTAAACCGGGAGACCTATTACAACGGTGATTACGAAAAGAAATACGGCGACCTCGTCAAATACGCCCGTAATGACCTGCGGGGAGCCATCCAACTTTGCGCGACGGAATGCGCCCAGGGCAAGCCGCTGACGGGTAGGGAAATGGAATCCGTCCTGACTTACCTCCACACCATTGGCCTCAAACTCAGTGACCTGCCGGAACCCGAAATGGCGGTTAAGCGCGTCAACGATGAGTTGCTGACGAAATCGATGGACCATTCTCCCTTCATCGCTTCGCTAAAGAAAAGCTACGCCACGGCCAGCCCGGCGACGTTCGTCCTGCCGCCGGAGAACCGTAAAACGGGTTACCCGCTGACGGATACCCCCGACCCCGCGCGTGGCGAGGCCATCTACGACCGGTCCTGCATGCACTGCCACGGTGAGCAGCGGTACAGTTTCTTCCTGATGCGGGATAACGAGGAGCATTACCGGTACCTCAGCCGCCACTTCCCGAAGTACACGCGCTACTCCACTTACCAGACAGTGCGGTACGGGACGAGCCCCATCCCCGGCAAGCGGGCCTACATGCCCCACTACACCCAGGAGCGGATGAGCGATCTGCAGGTGGAGGACCTGCGGGCATTTCTGGCACGGGGAAGTAGCAAATAA
- a CDS encoding ribose-phosphate pyrophosphokinase — protein sequence MSHKPHLTPLNGHVTLLSTTQTQYLSEKIATTYGQDLAPLEFAKFNDGEMQPIIKESIRGEYVFIIGSTFQPHDNLMEMLLTIDAARRASAGYICCVMPYFGYARQDRKDQPRVPISAKLIANLLVEAGADRIMTLDLHADQIQGFFDIPVDHLQSQAVYIPWFEGQDMSNVVFASPDMGGVKRARAYAKYFERDMVICDKYRKRAGEIAGMTLIGDVKGADVILVDDLVDTAGTLCRAADLILEKGAKSVKAIATHPILSGDAYEKIEKSALSMLIVCDAVPLKQISPKIKVLSSAKLFSRAIRNVHENESISALFVSGK from the coding sequence ATGTCACACAAGCCACACCTTACGCCGCTGAACGGGCACGTTACCCTCCTCTCAACCACCCAGACGCAGTACCTCTCGGAGAAGATCGCGACCACCTACGGGCAGGACCTGGCGCCGCTGGAATTTGCCAAGTTCAACGACGGGGAGATGCAGCCGATCATCAAGGAAAGCATCCGGGGGGAGTACGTTTTCATCATTGGGTCCACCTTTCAGCCCCACGATAACCTGATGGAGATGCTGCTGACGATCGACGCCGCCCGACGTGCTTCGGCCGGCTACATCTGCTGCGTGATGCCCTACTTCGGCTACGCCCGGCAGGACCGGAAGGATCAGCCCCGCGTCCCCATCAGCGCCAAACTTATTGCCAACCTCCTCGTAGAGGCCGGCGCCGACCGCATCATGACGTTGGACCTCCACGCCGACCAGATCCAAGGCTTTTTCGATATCCCCGTGGATCACCTCCAGAGCCAGGCCGTGTACATCCCCTGGTTTGAGGGGCAGGACATGAGCAACGTTGTTTTCGCCAGCCCCGACATGGGCGGCGTAAAGCGGGCCCGCGCCTACGCCAAGTACTTCGAGCGCGACATGGTCATTTGCGACAAGTACCGCAAACGCGCCGGTGAGATCGCCGGCATGACCCTGATCGGCGACGTCAAAGGCGCCGACGTCATTCTGGTGGATGACCTCGTCGATACCGCCGGCACCCTCTGCCGCGCGGCGGATCTAATTTTGGAGAAGGGCGCCAAATCCGTAAAGGCCATCGCCACTCACCCCATTTTAAGTGGGGATGCCTACGAAAAGATTGAAAAGTCCGCCCTCTCGATGCTCATCGTTTGTGATGCGGTGCCCTTGAAGCAGATCAGCCCGAAAATCAAGGTGTTGTCTTCGGCGAAGTTGTTCTCGCGCGCCATTCGGAACGTGCACGAGAATGAATCGATTTCGGCGTTGTTTGTTAGTGGGAAGTAG
- a CDS encoding CCA tRNA nucleotidyltransferase codes for MVFQIRKNERKIFEVISKAAAELGYPTYVVGGYVRDRLLARPSKDLDIVCVGSGIELAKKVGNALHPRSRVTVYKRFGTAALKHRDLEIEFVGARKESYRSDSRKPTVESGTLSDDQNRRDFTINALAISLSEHDYGTIIDPFNGLEDLEAKRIVTPLEPGKTFSDDPLRMMRGVRFAAQLGFKVDRLTLIGMRDHAHRLKIISWERIATEMNKLLLSPKPSVGLKLMSDTKLMDYVLPELTALKGVESRNGRKHKDNFLHTLQVVDQLAEKSNDLWLRWAALLHDIGKARTKRWENGTGWTFHAHDAVGANMVPKIFRRLRLPNDKLKYVQKIVALHQRPISLTQEEISDSALRRILFDAGDDIDDLMTLCESDITSKNPNKVTRYLQNYGALRARMTELEEKDQLRNWQPPITGEYIMETFGIKPSREVGKIKEAVREAILDGDIPNEFEAARAKMIETAAALELFPVT; via the coding sequence ATGGTATTTCAAATTCGCAAGAACGAACGCAAGATCTTTGAGGTCATCAGCAAGGCCGCCGCTGAGTTGGGCTACCCGACCTACGTCGTGGGTGGGTACGTACGCGACCGCCTCCTGGCCCGCCCGAGTAAGGACCTCGATATCGTCTGCGTTGGAAGCGGGATCGAACTGGCCAAAAAAGTAGGCAACGCCCTCCACCCCCGCAGCCGGGTGACGGTCTACAAGCGCTTCGGCACCGCCGCCCTGAAACACCGGGACCTGGAGATCGAATTCGTAGGCGCCCGCAAAGAATCCTACCGGTCCGACAGCCGTAAGCCCACCGTAGAATCGGGGACGCTCTCCGACGACCAGAACCGGCGGGACTTCACCATCAACGCCCTGGCCATTTCCCTAAGCGAGCACGACTACGGCACCATCATCGACCCCTTCAACGGGCTGGAAGACCTGGAGGCCAAGCGTATCGTTACCCCGTTAGAACCGGGCAAGACCTTTTCTGATGACCCTTTACGGATGATGCGGGGCGTCCGCTTCGCCGCTCAACTGGGTTTTAAGGTGGACCGCCTCACCCTCATCGGAATGCGCGACCACGCCCACCGGCTAAAGATCATCAGCTGGGAACGGATCGCCACGGAAATGAATAAGCTGCTCCTCAGCCCCAAGCCCAGTGTAGGTCTCAAACTGATGAGCGATACGAAGTTGATGGACTACGTCCTGCCCGAACTCACCGCCCTCAAGGGAGTGGAGAGCCGCAATGGCCGTAAGCATAAGGACAACTTCCTCCACACCCTCCAGGTGGTGGACCAACTAGCCGAAAAATCAAACGATCTCTGGCTTCGGTGGGCTGCCCTCCTGCACGACATCGGGAAGGCCCGCACCAAACGCTGGGAAAACGGGACGGGCTGGACCTTCCACGCCCACGATGCCGTCGGGGCAAACATGGTACCCAAGATCTTCCGCCGCCTCCGCCTGCCGAACGATAAGCTGAAGTACGTACAGAAGATCGTCGCCCTTCACCAGCGGCCCATCTCCCTGACGCAAGAGGAGATCTCCGACTCCGCCCTCCGCCGCATCCTCTTCGACGCCGGCGACGACATCGATGACCTGATGACGCTCTGCGAGAGTGACATCACCTCCAAGAACCCCAATAAGGTTACCCGCTACCTCCAGAACTACGGTGCCCTCCGCGCCCGTATGACGGAACTGGAAGAGAAGGACCAACTTCGCAATTGGCAGCCCCCCATCACCGGGGAGTACATCATGGAAACCTTTGGCATCAAACCTAGCCGGGAGGTAGGGAAGATCAAAGAAGCCGTCCGCGAAGCCATCCTGGACGGAGACATCCCCAACGAATTCGAAGCCGCCCGGGCCAAGATGATTGAGACCGCCGCTGCGCTGGAACTCTTTCCCGTCACCTAA
- a CDS encoding lamin tail domain-containing protein, whose amino-acid sequence MTNIYSLRTAFAVLLALFLCTCASAQTTLAFQSFEGTADDTWGYTLDPETYSVGDDYWEVRSNVNDIDPFDGTMLFGGRDIENNNGGRSGDNFIIFDQVDLTGASNVLVSFYYNVHEFDSGDDFAYILTVDGNTEDEVLLIDGASNLSSNGWERVEIMIPDGATSVQLTIAVDQNGGSDWFGVDLFEVASVPCGITTFGPEEVECITETPAAGSDNFRIFIPYTGMDSDVTITVEAGATTPASDVTATTTNVGNDPQTEPDGTIILENSAGEFEEGDEIRVTLSDASGDCSFVLEISTTENQCRNPCDPNINPDNIVFNCDTQTDGMDPGSALVAFTNGPEPGVVVTVDDPTVTISGDDPAVDDDGDILLGNLVEGNSYVLTLSGGGCINGEEVIVPFTFMDGSCVPVDLVINEINADPDSDANQDGILSTSGDEFVELYNTGSTPLDVSDFTVSEPGGGVFYTFPTGTMIPPRTGYVIFAAPTTADFGCPVAASDGGLIGLNNSGDEVTVRNAMGGTVVSVTYSGASNQSLARSPDFTGDFVPHTTITSNPVEISPCQFNTIPGLVLPIELLSFTARADRKQVAINWATENEEDNAHFYVDRSANGAAWTELGMVMAGTATANDYKYMDDAPLAGTNYYRLRQVDLDGTMTEYGPVSADFAGTRFAVYPNPATNVLNFNQSLADGESASLTDVNGKVIRQIPAGSNRVDVDDLAAGVYLIRLNRSAASETIRFIKR is encoded by the coding sequence ATGACCAATATCTACTCTCTGAGGACGGCTTTTGCTGTTCTACTTGCTCTCTTCCTTTGCACCTGCGCCAGCGCCCAAACTACCCTCGCCTTCCAGAGTTTTGAAGGGACGGCGGACGACACCTGGGGCTACACCCTCGACCCCGAAACTTACAGCGTAGGGGATGACTACTGGGAAGTGCGCAGTAACGTCAACGACATTGACCCATTTGACGGAACCATGCTATTTGGTGGCCGGGACATAGAAAACAACAACGGCGGCCGCTCCGGAGATAACTTCATCATCTTCGACCAGGTGGATCTGACCGGCGCCAGCAACGTATTGGTCTCTTTCTATTACAACGTGCACGAATTTGACTCCGGTGATGACTTTGCCTACATCCTTACCGTTGACGGGAACACGGAGGACGAAGTACTGCTCATCGACGGTGCCAGTAACCTCAGCTCTAATGGTTGGGAACGTGTGGAGATCATGATCCCCGATGGCGCTACTTCTGTACAGTTGACGATTGCCGTAGACCAGAATGGCGGCAGCGACTGGTTCGGTGTTGACCTTTTCGAAGTAGCCTCCGTCCCCTGTGGCATCACCACTTTTGGCCCCGAAGAAGTTGAGTGTATTACCGAGACACCCGCTGCTGGCTCCGATAACTTCCGCATTTTTATTCCCTACACCGGGATGGATAGCGACGTGACCATCACGGTAGAAGCGGGCGCCACTACCCCCGCTTCCGACGTCACGGCTACCACAACCAACGTAGGGAATGACCCCCAGACGGAACCGGACGGGACCATCATTCTCGAAAACTCCGCCGGTGAATTTGAAGAAGGTGACGAGATCCGCGTTACCCTCAGCGATGCTTCCGGAGACTGCTCGTTCGTCCTCGAGATCAGCACCACCGAAAACCAGTGCCGCAACCCCTGCGACCCCAACATCAACCCCGATAACATCGTATTCAACTGTGACACGCAGACGGATGGCATGGACCCCGGCTCCGCGCTGGTGGCCTTCACCAACGGCCCCGAGCCCGGCGTTGTCGTTACGGTGGATGACCCGACTGTAACCATCAGCGGCGATGACCCGGCGGTCGATGATGACGGTGATATCCTGCTCGGCAACCTCGTGGAAGGCAACTCTTACGTCCTCACCCTGTCGGGCGGCGGCTGTATTAACGGCGAAGAAGTCATCGTGCCCTTTACGTTTATGGATGGCAGCTGCGTCCCCGTAGATCTGGTGATCAATGAGATCAACGCTGACCCTGATAGCGACGCGAATCAGGACGGTATCCTGAGTACCTCCGGCGATGAGTTCGTAGAACTTTACAATACGGGTTCTACTCCCCTCGACGTAAGCGACTTCACCGTTTCCGAACCCGGTGGCGGCGTTTTCTACACCTTTCCGACGGGGACAATGATTCCGCCCAGAACCGGCTACGTCATCTTCGCCGCGCCCACTACGGCAGATTTTGGTTGCCCGGTAGCGGCCTCCGATGGTGGCTTGATCGGCCTGAATAATAGTGGCGACGAAGTTACCGTTCGCAACGCTATGGGCGGCACGGTTGTCTCCGTTACCTACAGCGGCGCCAGTAACCAATCGTTGGCCCGGAGCCCGGATTTTACCGGTGATTTCGTGCCCCACACCACTATTACTTCGAACCCGGTAGAGATCTCTCCCTGCCAGTTCAACACCATCCCCGGCCTCGTGCTCCCCATCGAACTGCTCAGTTTCACGGCCCGCGCTGATCGTAAGCAGGTCGCCATCAACTGGGCTACGGAGAACGAGGAGGACAACGCCCACTTCTACGTCGACCGCTCCGCCAACGGCGCTGCCTGGACGGAACTCGGTATGGTAATGGCCGGCACCGCTACTGCCAATGACTATAAGTACATGGACGACGCTCCGCTGGCCGGTACCAATTACTACCGCCTTCGCCAGGTGGATCTGGACGGCACGATGACGGAATACGGCCCCGTTTCGGCGGATTTCGCCGGTACGCGCTTTGCCGTTTACCCCAATCCGGCGACGAACGTGCTGAATTTCAACCAGTCCCTCGCTGACGGTGAGTCGGCTAGTTTGACGGACGTTAATGGTAAGGTGATCCGCCAGATCCCCGCCGGTAGTAACCGGGTCGATGTCGATGACCTCGCCGCCGGCGTCTACCTGATCCGCCTCAACCGCAGCGCGGCCAGTGAGACGATTCGTTTTATCAAGCGCTAA
- a CDS encoding uracil-DNA glycosylase family protein: MPLNNPTGFAPHADRAYAPISACTVCAEHLPLGPKPIFRLHPKATVALISQAPGRLAHQSGVAWDDPSGRKLREWLGVTEEQFYDSPTFAVTPMGMCYPGKGKGGDLPPRPECAPLWQDTLLGLLPNVKLKILIGAYSQQRYLGDRRKRTLTETVRNYRAYLPEYFVVPHPSPRNGIFMRRNPWIEAEVIPELQSLIKDLLP; this comes from the coding sequence ATGCCCCTGAATAACCCCACCGGTTTTGCCCCGCACGCCGATAGGGCCTACGCGCCCATCAGTGCCTGTACCGTTTGCGCGGAGCACCTTCCGCTTGGCCCCAAACCGATCTTTCGCCTCCACCCGAAAGCCACCGTGGCGCTCATCAGCCAGGCACCGGGGCGGCTCGCTCACCAGTCGGGCGTGGCCTGGGATGACCCGAGTGGCCGCAAGCTGCGGGAGTGGCTTGGCGTTACGGAGGAGCAGTTTTACGATAGCCCCACTTTCGCCGTTACGCCCATGGGTATGTGCTACCCCGGCAAGGGAAAGGGTGGCGATCTTCCTCCCCGCCCGGAATGCGCGCCGCTGTGGCAGGATACCTTGCTAGGCTTACTACCCAACGTCAAGCTCAAGATCCTCATCGGGGCCTATTCCCAGCAGCGCTACCTGGGAGATCGCCGGAAAAGAACGCTCACTGAGACCGTCCGCAACTACCGAGCGTATCTGCCAGAGTACTTCGTCGTCCCACACCCCAGCCCGCGCAATGGCATTTTCATGCGGCGCAACCCGTGGATCGAGGCGGAAGTCATCCCGGAACTCCAATCGTTGATTAAGGATCTTTTGCCGTAG
- a CDS encoding 1-aminocyclopropane-1-carboxylate deaminase/D-cysteine desulfhydrase, which produces MHLRPRPSPLQKLELPIAQKQGVNLYVKRDDLYSLKPGTALQGNKVRKLLPVLEAALEEVEPPVLLSFGGAYSNHLAALATAGAAFKLPVHLIIRGEEVDNPLLQFCAAAGARLEKVTRFEYRRRNDPLWVDGLQKRLAAEHKVGVDRIWLIPEGGTTEKGVANVGKLVEEMTKQLGTIPDYCCVSAGTGGTAAGIIRAADPTTRIEVYPALRGNWMRQEIEQWLNPTHTNNWTCVEGYEFGGYGKFPTAWKRATTGLATRAELDVPGLPPLEPIYTAKLFSGVLDRLKRGVYASGSNVVIVHTGGIY; this is translated from the coding sequence ATGCACCTGCGACCGCGCCCTAGTCCGCTACAAAAATTAGAGTTGCCCATCGCTCAAAAGCAGGGGGTAAATCTTTACGTGAAGCGCGATGATCTCTATTCGCTCAAGCCCGGCACCGCTCTGCAGGGAAACAAGGTCCGTAAACTCTTGCCCGTCTTAGAGGCGGCATTGGAGGAAGTGGAACCGCCGGTACTCCTCAGTTTTGGGGGCGCTTACTCCAACCACTTGGCGGCCCTCGCAACGGCTGGCGCAGCATTCAAACTGCCAGTCCACCTCATCATCCGTGGCGAAGAAGTAGACAATCCACTATTACAATTTTGCGCTGCCGCGGGTGCCAGGTTGGAGAAGGTGACCCGCTTCGAATACCGAAGACGCAACGATCCACTGTGGGTAGATGGCCTCCAGAAAAGACTAGCCGCCGAGCATAAAGTTGGGGTGGATAGAATCTGGCTCATCCCCGAAGGCGGTACCACCGAAAAGGGAGTTGCCAACGTCGGGAAATTGGTGGAAGAGATGACCAAGCAGTTGGGAACAATCCCGGATTATTGCTGCGTCAGCGCCGGCACGGGAGGTACGGCCGCCGGCATCATCCGTGCCGCGGACCCCACAACTCGCATCGAAGTTTACCCCGCCCTCCGCGGCAATTGGATGCGCCAAGAAATCGAGCAATGGCTGAATCCGACGCACACCAATAACTGGACGTGCGTAGAAGGCTACGAATTCGGCGGCTACGGGAAATTCCCGACCGCCTGGAAACGAGCCACCACCGGCCTGGCCACCCGAGCCGAGTTGGACGTACCTGGCCTGCCGCCTCTCGAACCCATCTATACCGCCAAGTTATTCTCGGGGGTGCTGGACCGGCTTAAACGAGGGGTCTACGCGTCAGGGTCAAATGTGGTCATTGTCCACACAGGCGGTATTTACTGA
- a CDS encoding (2Fe-2S)-binding protein — protein sequence MPNYTLKVNGEDRQVDATPETPLLWILRDDLQLVGTKYGCGIGSCGACTVHVDGAAMRSCQTPISKVGTSAITTIEGLSEDGSHPVQRAWLEHDVPQCGYCQSGQMMSAASLLSNTPNPSDAEIDAGMSGNICRCGTYTRIHAAVKTAAKLSPNS from the coding sequence ATGCCCAATTACACCCTGAAAGTGAATGGCGAGGACCGGCAGGTCGACGCTACCCCCGAAACGCCCTTACTCTGGATTCTGCGCGATGACCTCCAACTGGTCGGTACGAAATACGGATGCGGAATCGGATCCTGCGGCGCCTGTACCGTGCACGTCGATGGCGCCGCTATGCGAAGTTGCCAGACCCCGATCAGTAAGGTGGGGACGTCGGCCATCACGACGATTGAAGGGCTTTCCGAGGATGGCTCCCACCCCGTACAGCGGGCCTGGTTGGAGCACGACGTGCCCCAGTGTGGATACTGCCAGTCCGGCCAGATGATGAGCGCTGCTTCTCTGTTGAGCAACACCCCGAACCCCAGCGACGCGGAGATCGACGCCGGCATGAGTGGCAATATTTGCCGTTGTGGAACCTACACCCGTATCCACGCCGCCGTGAAAACCGCCGCCAAGCTATCTCCTAACTCCTAA